Proteins from a single region of Coregonus clupeaformis isolate EN_2021a chromosome 35, ASM2061545v1, whole genome shotgun sequence:
- the LOC121551508 gene encoding peripheral myelin protein 22-like, with protein sequence MLLILLGVLILHLIILVLLFVSTIANAWTVGGTKSSYLWFSCLTTNGGYHCIPASNEDWIQAVQALMVLSVLFCLFSLVFFMCQLFTLVKGGRFFFTAIFQILASLFVMCGAIIYTVMSPDGEVDAALGFAYVLAWVSFPLCLVSGLIYMVLRKRE encoded by the exons ATGCTGCTCATCCTGCTCGGAGTGCTCATCTTGCACCTCATCATCCTGGTCCTACTGTTTGTGTCAACAATTGCCAAT GCCTGGACTGTAGGAGGAACCAAGAGTAGTTACCTGTGGTTCAGCTGTCTCACTACTAACGGAGGATATCACTGCATTCCTGCCAGCAATGAAG actggatCCAGGCGGTTCAGGCCCTCATGGTTCTCTCAGTGTTGTTCTGCCTCTTCTCGCTCGTCTTCTTCATGTGTCAGCTCTTCACCCTGGTCAAAGGAGGACGCTTCTTCTTCACCGCCATCTTCCAGATCCTCGCCA gtctgtttGTGATGTGTGGAGCAATAATCTACACAGTGATGTCTCCGGATGGGGAGGTGGATGCTGCGTTGGGCTTTGCCTACGTCCTGGCCTGGGTGTCCTTCCCTCTGTGTCTGGTCAGTGGTCTCATCTACATGGTACTGAggaagagggaatga